A single region of the Manihot esculenta cultivar AM560-2 chromosome 12, M.esculenta_v8, whole genome shotgun sequence genome encodes:
- the LOC110628371 gene encoding probable receptor-like serine/threonine-protein kinase At5g57670, with protein sequence MKLIRERTVGAAVAMAGDGEEGGEVLVVGVKFDAESRELLTWALMKEAKPGDHVIAVHVLESITDFVGGTTSLLSLVKTFDSLLAVYEGFCNLKQVDLKLKVCRGSSAKKILVREAKSSGAAKIVVGTSKTHHKISSSTSVAKYCARNLSKSFSVYAVSNGKIIFRREATPHLQDKLKQESQSRSQRSNNLPDASGTDLLDESHNDGDVDNSLALVPVQTRKGVSNFDSTLESKQGWSFLRWIFLPKHRHTEKSRVKKNSVVKSVLKLPSWNSSSVVYPDKKQTVLSITEDHSSNLEGENGAIVPMVGHKVAWSPVSPCHGSNGLPEELKGLHEKYSSSCRLFSYEELCLATSNFLPENMVGKGGSSHVYKGCLPDGKELAVKILKPSEDALKEFVAEIEIITQLHHKNIISLFGFCFEHNNLLLVYDFLSRGSLEENLHGNKKGRNAFGWQERYKVAVGVAEALDYLHNLYDQPVIHRDVKSSNILLSDDFEPQLSDFGLASWVSTSCTDVAGTFGYLAPEYIMHGKMSDKVDVFAFGVVLLELLTGRMPIDDENPKGQGSLVMWARPILEGGKVSQLLDPNIRTEYDDDQIARMVLAATLCISCSPIFRPQISLVLKLLQGDEEVTDWARQQVSASEEVDTEDGEAFPTNIQTHLNLALLDLDDDSLSMSSTEQGVSIEDYLQGRWSRTSSFD encoded by the exons atgaaGCTTATCAGAGAAAGGACGGTCGGTGCGGCGGTGGCTATGGCAGGCGACGGTGAGGAGGGAGGAGAAGTGCTGGTGGTAGGGGTCAAGTTCGATGCGGAGAGCAGAGAATTGCTTACGTGGGCGCTAATGAAAGAGGCAAAGCCAGGTGACCATGTCATTGCTGTTCACGTTCTCGAATCTATTACTG ATTTTGTAGGAGGCACAACATCGCTTCTGTCTCTAGTAAAGACATTTGATTCTTTGTTGGCAGTGTATGAAGGTTTCTGCAACTTGAAGCAG GTAGATTTGAAGCTAAAAGTGTGCAGAGGTTCATCAGCGAAGAAAATTCTGGTAAGAGAAGCAAAATCAAGTGGTGCAGCTAAGATTGTCGTGGGAACTTCTAAGACCCATCACAAAATCAGTTCCTCAACTTCAGTAGCTAAGTATTGCGCCAGAAATTTGTCAAAGAGTTTCTCGGTCTATGCTGTTAGTAATGGCAAAATCATATTCCGAAGAGAAGCAACCCCTCATTTACAAG ATAAATTAAAGCAAGAAAGTCAAAGTCGTTCGCAAAGATCCAACAACTTGCCTGATGCTTCTGGAACTGATTTACTTGATGAGTCACATAATGATGGTGATGTTGATAATTCATTGGCCTTGGTACCAGTTCAAACAAGAAAGGGTGTGTCAAATTTTGACTCTACACTGGAGAGTAAACAGGGTTGGTCATTTCTTCGCTGGATATTTCTACCCAAGCATCGACACACAGAGAAATCTAGAGTAAAAAAGAATTCTGTGGTTAAAAGTGTATTGAAATTGCCAAGCTGGAATTCTTCATCAGTAGTGTATCCTGATAAAAAGCAGACTGTTCTGAGCATTACAGAAGACCACTCTTCCAATTTGGAAGGGGAGAATGGTGCAATTGTGCCAATGGTGGGCCATAAGGTTGCATGGTCGCCCGTCTCACCATGCCATGGTTCAAATGGCCTTCCTGAAGAGTTGAAAGGTCTACATGAGAAGTATTCATCATCATGTAGACTGTTCAGCTATGAGGAACTTTGTTTAGCCACTTCTAACTTCTTGCCTG aaaatatgGTTGGCAAAGGCGGTAGTAGTCATGTTTACAAAGGTTGTCTTCCTGATGGCAAAGAATTGGCAGTGAAAATTTTGAAGCCATCTGAAGATGCGTTAAAAGAGTTTGTTGCAGAAATTGAGATCATTACACAATTGCATCATAAGAACATAATCTCTTTATTTGGTTTCTGTTTTGAGCACAACAATTTACTCTTGGTTTATGATTTTTTGTCAAGAGGAAGCCTAGAAGAGAACCTTCACG GTAATAAGAAGGGCAGAAATGCTTTTGGCTGGCAAGAGCGATATAAGGTGGCTGTGGGTGTAGCTGAGGCACTTGACTACCTACACAATCTCTATGATCAGCCTGTGATCCACAGGGATGTGAAATCTTCAAACATACTTCTGTCTGATGATTTTGAGCCACAG CTATCAGATTTTGGATTAGCAAGCTGGGTTTCAACATCTTGCACTGATGTTGCAGGAACATTTGG TTACTTGGCTCCTGAGTATATCATGCATGGCAAAATGAGTGACAAAGTTGATGTCTTTGCATTTGGTGTTGTGCTTCTTGAGCTTCTTACTGGTAGGATGCCAATTGATGACGAAAATCCAAAGGGCCAGGGGAGTCTTGTTATGTGG GCAAGGCCGATTCTAGAGGGTGGTAAAGTTTCCCAATTACTTGATCCGAATATAAGAACAGAGTATGATGATGATCAGATTGCGAGAATGGTTTTAGCTGCAACCCTCTGCATCAGTTGTTCTCCCATATTTCGGCCACAAATCAGCCTT GTTTTAAAGCTTCTTCAAGGTGATGAGGAAGTAACAGATTGGGCGAGACAACAAGTTAGTGCATCAGAAGAAGTTGATACTGAGGATGGGGAAGCATTTCCTACTAATATCCAAACCCATCTTAATCTTGCGTTGCTAGATTTAGATGATGATTCTCTTTCCATGAGCAGCACTGAACAAGGTGTCTCAATAGAGGATTACTTACAGGGGAGATGGAGCCGCACGTCAAGCTTTGACTAA
- the LOC110627867 gene encoding protein WHAT'S THIS FACTOR 1 homolog, chloroplastic — protein MHRTSIFSCFHQSSKSFLLYKKDVSAFPFPFQKSSAMLISLKQKSSGGRRPKKKIYHRVHELDRVMDLQKKPSLILHLKAIIQSQKHQHLLLRNLEKQVGFVQKWNFMAVIEKYPSIFHVGADSRAPPFVTLTEKARKVANEEAEARELMEPILVKNLRKLLMMAVDCRLPLEKIEFIENELGLPQDFKKSLIPKYPEFFSVKDVSGKAYLHLENWDSTLAVTVREERLTSEGVTLSNPPKKKVRISKDGNFLGPFAFKMCFPTGFRPNANYLDELERWHRLEFPSPYLNARRFEVADPKARKRVVAVLHELLSLTMEKRLNSIQLDAFHSEYLLPSRLLLCLIKHHGIFYMTNKGARSTVFLKEAYDGSHLIDKCPLLLFRDKFVGLSGRREINPCNEVASSPFSF, from the coding sequence ATGCATAGAACATCCATTTTTTCTTGCTTCCATCAATCTTCGAAATCCTTTCTTTTATACAAAAAAGATGTCTCTGCATTCCcatttccatttcaaaaatCAAGTGCAATGTTGATATCACTGAAGCAAAAATCAAGTGGAGGAAGAAGACCCAAAAAGAAGATATACCATAGAGTCCATGAGCTTGATCGAGTCATGGACTTACAGAAGAAGCCATCTCTTATCTTACACCTTAAAGCCATTATTCAATCACAAAAACACCAACATCTCCTCCTACGAAACCTTGAGAAGCAAGTTGGCTTTGTCCAGAAATGGAACTTTATGGCTGTCATTGAGAAGTATCCTTCAATATTCCATGTTGGTGCTGATAGTCGTGCGCCTCCTTTTGTTACACTCACTGAGAAGGCTAGGAAGGTTGCCAACGAGGAAGCTGAAGCTAGGGAGTTAATGGAACCCATTCTGGTTAAGAACTTGAGGAAGTTGTTAATGATGGCAGTTGATTGTAGGTTGCCACTAGAAAAGATTGAATTCATTGAGAATGAATTAGGTTTGCCCCAAGATTTCAAGAAATCATTGATTCCAAAGTACCCAGAATTTTTTTCAGTGAAAGATGTCAGTGGGAAAGCTTATCTTCATTTGGAGAACTGGGATTCTACGTTAGCAGTCACTGTTCGCGAGGAAAGATTAACAAGTGAAGGAGTTACTCTCTCCAATCCGCCCAAGAAGAAGGTTAGAATATCAAAGGATGGTAATTTCTTGGGTCCATTTGCCTTTAAAATGTGTTTTCCTACTGGTTTTAGGCCAAATGCGAATTATCTTGATGAACTAGAGAGGTGGCATAGACTGGAATTCCCTTCTCCATATCTGAATGCAAGGAGATTTGAAGTTGCTGATCCAAAGGCACGAAAACGTGTTGTGGCTGTGCTTCATGAACTTCTTAGCTTAACTATGGAAAAGAGGTTGAATTCTATACAATTGGATGCATTTCATTCCGAGTATTTGTTACCATCTAGATTACTGCTTTGTTTGATAAAGCATCATGGCATATTTTATATGACCAACAAAGGTGCTAGAAGTACTGTGTTCCTCAAGGAAGCCTATGATGGTTCACATTTAATTGATAAATGTCCTTTATTGTTGTTTAGGGATAAATTTGTAGGACTTAGTGGTCGTAGGGAGATCAATCCGTGTAATGAGGTTGCTTCTTCACCTTTCTCGTTTTAA
- the LOC110628015 gene encoding F-box protein At5g39450 isoform X1 yields MLPELCGSSLLLALPDDVFAIISRSLSPRDICNLSLCCRSLSALVASEKVWLTQCDLVGIVPHRDLIEWRKGVSSYKALCRFLVSVKPLIGIWVHQNPELGNVVYVMPGFVSVVGCRIIPQELGPLGIEDGPILWAPVFEIIGDLDGSILFFLHGREKGNDYIYPGSVKSVEQNCNVLLLEVEPRLQKNVNALLHSKSFAYNSDKETSRKISRSNSGLSRSHRMLGQWDAKVPFSRLAFCDRRKLIEIVTSQVHQTVPDSVNGPLFPRLRSDADNFQKDILLLFERRSLLLQNYKLRGSCFDWKVAPELPSDPTQLQLSEIKKSLDRSSGFHNSLNGDGQTKPIMKKTLSGYFRASLRQIWGKSPSNGSRTLSKNSSSSSESKHAQLHEFLRAGDTIGLTLHASTVKLSSYRAWPNMHDTRFALYKLPMRAPRADQEYAGLWGGTFGWPPGKPTEDKPGKALFFLLISYDESEGQRQLIATKILEGTHYVLHPNGSAMFMVNIDEPSEDPFPWDVDADSIPVSVRHAFAGEGIANGYGFRYPGSKPGSLFVIQNGLLAFIWKESRAVLTMQRLNLQELLKKGERVPALPPTANFSYLTKSYSNVFAGFSNASTCLSSPSSIYLDFGFWFNLLLKVQTSSEIC; encoded by the exons ATGCTGCCTGAGCTCTGTGGTTCAAGCTTGCTCCTAGCTCTGCCGGATGATGTGTTTGCGATTATATCTCGTTCACTTTCGCCTAGGGATATCTGTAATCTCAGTCTTTGCTGCCGGAGTTTATCTGCTCTCGTGGCCTCTGAAAAGGTTTGGCTAACCCAATGTGACTTAGTGGGTATTGTTCCTCATCGGGACCTTATTGAGTGGAGAAAGGGTGTTTCATCTTATAAGGCACTTTGTCGCTTCCTTGTTAGTGTTAAGCCGTTAATTGGAATTTGGGTTCATCAAAACCCTGAGCTAGGTAATGTGGTATATGTCATGCCTGGTTTTGTGTCTGTTGTTGGATGTCGGATAATACCACAAGAGCTTGGCCCTCTAGGAATTGAAGATGGCCCCATACTCTGGGCGCCAGTGTTTGAAATAATAGGAGACCTTGAtggttctattttattttttttacatggaagagaaaaaggaaatgaCTATATTTATCCTGGTTCAGTCAAGTCTGTTGAACAGAATTGCAATGTACTATTGCTGGAGGTTGAGCCTAGGCTGCAAAAGAATGTGAATGCATTATTGCATAGTAAGAGCTTTGCTTACAATTCAGACAAGGAGACATCAAGAAAGATTTCTAGATCAAATAGTGGATTGTCAAGGTCACACAGGATGCTTGGACAGTGGGATGCTAAGGTTCCTTTTAGCCGCTTGGCTTTTTGTGACAGAAGAAAATTGATTGAGATTGTTACGAGCCAAGTTCATCAAACTGTACCTGATTCAGTAAATGGGCCACTATTTCCTCGGTTGAGGAGCGATGCAGACAACTTTCAGAAAGATATTCTGCTATTATTTGAAAGGAGATCCCTGCTTCTTCAAAATTATAAGCTTCGTGGAAGTTGTTTTGATTGGAAGGTAGCTCCGGAACTGCCTTCTGATCCTACTCAACTGCAGTTGAGTGAGATTAAGAAAAGCCTTGATCGCTCAAGTGGATTTCATAATTCTCTAAATGGGGATGGTCAAACAAAACCTATCATGAAGAAGACTCTTAGTGGGTACTTTAGGGCTAGCCTTAGACAAATATGGGGGAAGTCTCCCTCTAATGGTAGCCGCACACTTTCAAAGAATAGTTCTTCTAGCAGCGAGTCCAAGCATGCACAGCTTCATGAATTTTTAAGAGCAGGTGATACAATAGGATTGACATTGCATGCCTCTACTGTTAAGTTATCTTCTTATCGAGCATGGCCAAATATGCATGACACTCGGTTTGCATTATACAAGCTACCGATGCGGGCTCCAAGAGCTGACCAAGAGTATGCTGGTCTATGGGGTGGGACTTTTGGTTGGCCTCCTGGGAAGCCTACTGAAGATAAGCCTGGAAAGGCTTTGTTCTTTCTTTTGATCTCTTATGATGAATCTGAGGGGCAAAGACAACTTATTGCTACCAAAATATTGGAAGGAACCCACTATGTTCTCCATCCAAATGGCTCAGCAATGTTTATGGTGAATATTGATGAACCTTCAGAGGATCCATTTCCTTGGGATGTTGATGCAGATTCCATTCCTGTGAGCGTAAGACATGCATTTGCTGGTGAGGGTATTGCAAATGGGTATGGTTTCCGATATCCTGGCTCAAAGCCCGGTTCCCTTTTTGTAATTCAAAATGGTCTTCTGGCCTTCATCTGGAAGGAATCTAGAGCTGTCTTGACCATGCAGAGACTGAACTTGCAAGAGCTTCTGAAGAAAGGTGAACGGGTGCCTGCTCTACCTCCAACAGCCAACTTTTCGTATTTGACCAAGTCCTACTCAAATGTGTTTGCTGGCTTCTCAAATGCCTCAACTTGTTTGTCTTCACCAAG CTCGATTTATCTTGATTTTGGATTTTGGTTCAACCTCCTATTGAAGGTTCAGACTAGTTCAGAAATCTGCTGA
- the LOC110628015 gene encoding F-box protein At5g39450 isoform X2, with the protein MLPELCGSSLLLALPDDVFAIISRSLSPRDICNLSLCCRSLSALVASEKVWLTQCDLVGIVPHRDLIEWRKGVSSYKALCRFLVSVKPLIGIWVHQNPELGNVVYVMPGFVSVVGCRIIPQELGPLGIEDGPILWAPVFEIIGDLDGSILFFLHGREKGNDYIYPGSVKSVEQNCNVLLLEVEPRLQKNVNALLHSKSFAYNSDKETSRKISRSNSGLSRSHRMLGQWDAKVPFSRLAFCDRRKLIEIVTSQVHQTVPDSVNGPLFPRLRSDADNFQKDILLLFERRSLLLQNYKLRGSCFDWKVAPELPSDPTQLQLSEIKKSLDRSSGFHNSLNGDGQTKPIMKKTLSGYFRASLRQIWGKSPSNGSRTLSKNSSSSSESKHAQLHEFLRAGDTIGLTLHASTVKLSSYRAWPNMHDTRFALYKLPMRAPRADQEYAGLWGGTFGWPPGKPTEDKPGKALFFLLISYDESEGQRQLIATKILEGTHYVLHPNGSAMFMVNIDEPSEDPFPWDVDADSIPVSVRHAFAGEGIANGYGFRYPGSKPGSLFVIQNGLLAFIWKESRAVLTMQRLNLQELLKKGERVPALPPTANFSYLTKSYSNVFAGFSNASTCLSSPRQRH; encoded by the exons ATGCTGCCTGAGCTCTGTGGTTCAAGCTTGCTCCTAGCTCTGCCGGATGATGTGTTTGCGATTATATCTCGTTCACTTTCGCCTAGGGATATCTGTAATCTCAGTCTTTGCTGCCGGAGTTTATCTGCTCTCGTGGCCTCTGAAAAGGTTTGGCTAACCCAATGTGACTTAGTGGGTATTGTTCCTCATCGGGACCTTATTGAGTGGAGAAAGGGTGTTTCATCTTATAAGGCACTTTGTCGCTTCCTTGTTAGTGTTAAGCCGTTAATTGGAATTTGGGTTCATCAAAACCCTGAGCTAGGTAATGTGGTATATGTCATGCCTGGTTTTGTGTCTGTTGTTGGATGTCGGATAATACCACAAGAGCTTGGCCCTCTAGGAATTGAAGATGGCCCCATACTCTGGGCGCCAGTGTTTGAAATAATAGGAGACCTTGAtggttctattttattttttttacatggaagagaaaaaggaaatgaCTATATTTATCCTGGTTCAGTCAAGTCTGTTGAACAGAATTGCAATGTACTATTGCTGGAGGTTGAGCCTAGGCTGCAAAAGAATGTGAATGCATTATTGCATAGTAAGAGCTTTGCTTACAATTCAGACAAGGAGACATCAAGAAAGATTTCTAGATCAAATAGTGGATTGTCAAGGTCACACAGGATGCTTGGACAGTGGGATGCTAAGGTTCCTTTTAGCCGCTTGGCTTTTTGTGACAGAAGAAAATTGATTGAGATTGTTACGAGCCAAGTTCATCAAACTGTACCTGATTCAGTAAATGGGCCACTATTTCCTCGGTTGAGGAGCGATGCAGACAACTTTCAGAAAGATATTCTGCTATTATTTGAAAGGAGATCCCTGCTTCTTCAAAATTATAAGCTTCGTGGAAGTTGTTTTGATTGGAAGGTAGCTCCGGAACTGCCTTCTGATCCTACTCAACTGCAGTTGAGTGAGATTAAGAAAAGCCTTGATCGCTCAAGTGGATTTCATAATTCTCTAAATGGGGATGGTCAAACAAAACCTATCATGAAGAAGACTCTTAGTGGGTACTTTAGGGCTAGCCTTAGACAAATATGGGGGAAGTCTCCCTCTAATGGTAGCCGCACACTTTCAAAGAATAGTTCTTCTAGCAGCGAGTCCAAGCATGCACAGCTTCATGAATTTTTAAGAGCAGGTGATACAATAGGATTGACATTGCATGCCTCTACTGTTAAGTTATCTTCTTATCGAGCATGGCCAAATATGCATGACACTCGGTTTGCATTATACAAGCTACCGATGCGGGCTCCAAGAGCTGACCAAGAGTATGCTGGTCTATGGGGTGGGACTTTTGGTTGGCCTCCTGGGAAGCCTACTGAAGATAAGCCTGGAAAGGCTTTGTTCTTTCTTTTGATCTCTTATGATGAATCTGAGGGGCAAAGACAACTTATTGCTACCAAAATATTGGAAGGAACCCACTATGTTCTCCATCCAAATGGCTCAGCAATGTTTATGGTGAATATTGATGAACCTTCAGAGGATCCATTTCCTTGGGATGTTGATGCAGATTCCATTCCTGTGAGCGTAAGACATGCATTTGCTGGTGAGGGTATTGCAAATGGGTATGGTTTCCGATATCCTGGCTCAAAGCCCGGTTCCCTTTTTGTAATTCAAAATGGTCTTCTGGCCTTCATCTGGAAGGAATCTAGAGCTGTCTTGACCATGCAGAGACTGAACTTGCAAGAGCTTCTGAAGAAAGGTGAACGGGTGCCTGCTCTACCTCCAACAGCCAACTTTTCGTATTTGACCAAGTCCTACTCAAATGTGTTTGCTGGCTTCTCAAATGCCTCAACTTGTTTGTCTTCACCAAG GCAAAGGCATTAG
- the LOC110628653 gene encoding pentatricopeptide repeat-containing protein At4g18975, chloroplastic — MWRSPAISSLVGQLARAGDAWIRSPNCSYNTAVQAQISNINAIRSTSILENQYDRKAACEIADQKAGRVQKFQIGENVSRNDKIKFLVNTLLDLDNSREAVYGTLDAWVAWERTFPIVSLKSVLLTLEKEQQWHRVVQVIKWMLSKGQGNTMGTYGQLLQALDKDHRAEEAHMFWLKKVGTDLHSVPWQLCKRMISIYYRNNMLESLIKLFKSLEAFDRKPPEKSIIQKVADAYMMLGMLEEKKRALQKYNYLFQETEKGCLKKSRNTSSKKKSGHRKHTSNSEACMESLQ, encoded by the exons ATGTGGAGATCACCAGCCATTTCTTCTCTT GTTGGCCAATTAGCTCGAGCAGGTGATGCTTGGATAAGGAGTCCTAATTGCAGCTACAATACAGCGGTGCAAGCTCAAATTTCTAATATAAATGCAATAAGATCTACTTCAATATTAGAG AATCAATATGATCGCAAAGCTGCATGTGAGATTGCAGACCAGAAAGCTGGACGAGTGCAGAAATTTCAGATTGGGGAGAATGTTTCCAGGAATGATAAGATCAAATTTCTTGTAAACACG CTTCTTGATCTTGACAATAGTAGAGAGGCTGTTTATGGTACTCTTGATGCCTGGGTTGCGTGGGAGCGAACATTCCCTATTGTGTCCCTTAAGAGCGTTTTGCTTACACTTGAAAAGGAACAGCAGTGGCACAGAGTTGTTCag GTAATTAAATGGATGCTAAGCAAGGGGCAGGGAAATACAATGGGAACATATGGGCAGTTATTGCAAGCCTTAGATAAGGACCATAGAGCTGAAGAAGCACACATGTTTTGGTTGAAGAAAGTTGGTACAGATCTTCACTCGGTCCCTTGGCAGTTATGCAAGCGCATGATATCCATATACTATAGAAACAACATGCTAGAGAGCCTCATAAAG CTTTTCAAGAGCCTGGAAGCTTTTGATCGCAAACCTCCAGAAAAATCAATTATCCAGAAAGTGGCAGATGCATACATGATGCTAGGTATGCTCGAAGAAAAAAAGCGTGCACTGCAAAAGTATAATTATCTTTTCCAAGAAACAGAGAAAGGATGCCTCAAGAAATCTAGAAACACCTCATCTAAGAAGAAGTCGG GGCACAGAAAACACACATCAAATTCAGAAGCCTGTATGGAAAGCTTACAATAA